Proteins from a single region of Undibacterium sp. KW1:
- a CDS encoding cupin domain-containing protein translates to MATVLTEGPAFWSLPESDIEAFGKHWLISEFSCDSDWPSWEMHPQADEFVYLLSGLADFLIEVDDAVQHIHMKAGEAVLVAKGRWHTAKIFAPSRMLFMTRRRDSAQACA, encoded by the coding sequence TTGGCCACCGTTTTGACTGAAGGGCCGGCATTCTGGAGCTTGCCTGAGTCGGATATTGAAGCTTTCGGAAAACACTGGTTGATCAGTGAGTTCAGTTGCGATTCAGACTGGCCCAGCTGGGAAATGCATCCACAGGCAGACGAATTCGTCTATTTACTATCTGGTCTCGCTGATTTTCTTATAGAGGTCGACGATGCGGTTCAGCATATACACATGAAGGCAGGGGAGGCTGTACTGGTGGCCAAGGGGCGTTGGCATACAGCAAAAATCTTTGCACCCAGCCGCATGCTGTTCATGACGCGGCGAAGGGACTCAGCACAGGCGTGCGCTTAA
- a CDS encoding Crp/Fnr family transcriptional regulator, translated as MHTSPSPMHNHLLAALPVAEFASLSGGLELTSMAVGDVLYEAGVRQQFVYFPTSAIVSLLYVLEDGVSAEIAAVGHEGVVGISLFMGGDTTPNRAVVQSAGFAYRLKGQLLKQEFDRAGPLLRVLLRYTQALITQMTQTAICNLHHTVEQQLCRWLLLSLDRLSSESVNITQQRIANALGVRRERVTEAAGNLQRAGLICYSRGAIVVLDRAGLEKVVCECYFVIQNEFTRLLTSIPFQQ; from the coding sequence ATGCACACTTCCCCCAGTCCTATGCATAATCATCTGCTCGCTGCACTGCCAGTAGCGGAGTTTGCGTCACTATCGGGTGGGCTTGAACTGACTTCCATGGCTGTTGGTGATGTTTTGTATGAGGCAGGAGTGCGTCAGCAATTCGTCTATTTCCCTACGTCAGCCATCGTTTCATTGCTCTATGTATTGGAGGATGGCGTGTCTGCCGAGATTGCTGCCGTTGGCCATGAAGGTGTGGTTGGCATATCCCTGTTTATGGGAGGGGACACGACACCTAACCGTGCAGTTGTACAAAGCGCTGGTTTTGCCTATAGGCTCAAGGGGCAGTTGCTAAAGCAGGAATTTGACCGCGCGGGTCCTTTGTTGCGGGTCTTGTTGCGCTATACGCAGGCACTCATCACGCAAATGACGCAGACGGCCATTTGCAATTTGCATCATACAGTAGAGCAGCAACTATGTCGCTGGCTGCTGCTGAGCCTGGACAGGCTATCTTCAGAGTCGGTGAATATTACCCAGCAGAGAATTGCCAATGCTCTGGGAGTGCGTCGTGAACGTGTCACTGAGGCGGCAGGTAATTTGCAGCGCGCCGGTCTGATTTGTTATAGCCGTGGCGCTATTGTTGTACTCGACAGAGCAGGGCTGGAAAAAGTGGTTTGCGAATGTTATTTCGTCATACAAAATGAATTTACACGACTATTAACTTCCATTCCTTTTCAACAATGA
- a CDS encoding Mtc1 family protein, translated as MFTLEEIASKPSADETSIATPRTVTSGNGTVLTQKNNDAYLEKLRKEDELKERATKETRYRVELYKRVRQRGFNGFSLQSLRAFVKQMLTDANDYELNDDVFKELPGIYPFMDNYTRESAFEFIDNAPLDVVQLVLVDLVLSDSLLVDQWGIQTIGDGDDSFMTVEAIARAEGIDPAQVRAELEKPVEPEQEPEPVQKPAKRVRPAKAATAQEPNQASKVQTITTVDDAPKTTKIRGARPKAKQPEAVQSPESDAEPDNQDKEHPVISPNTSWPFPKGAK; from the coding sequence GTGTTTACCCTTGAAGAAATCGCTTCAAAACCAAGTGCAGACGAAACAAGCATTGCCACACCTCGTACAGTCACTTCCGGCAATGGCACAGTACTCACTCAAAAAAATAACGATGCTTACCTGGAAAAACTCAGGAAAGAAGACGAACTCAAAGAACGCGCAACTAAAGAAACCCGCTACCGTGTGGAATTGTACAAACGTGTCCGCCAGCGCGGCTTCAATGGCTTCAGCCTGCAGTCTCTTCGCGCATTCGTAAAGCAAATGCTGACTGACGCCAACGACTACGAATTGAACGATGACGTCTTTAAAGAACTGCCCGGCATCTACCCGTTTATGGACAACTACACCCGTGAAAGTGCTTTTGAATTCATCGATAACGCGCCCCTTGATGTAGTCCAGCTCGTACTGGTGGACTTAGTCTTGTCAGATTCCCTGCTAGTTGATCAATGGGGTATTCAAACAATCGGTGACGGTGACGATAGCTTCATGACTGTTGAAGCAATAGCCAGGGCTGAAGGCATTGATCCAGCCCAGGTACGCGCAGAACTGGAGAAACCTGTCGAGCCTGAACAAGAGCCAGAGCCTGTACAAAAACCGGCAAAGCGCGTCAGGCCAGCGAAAGCAGCTACAGCCCAGGAACCCAACCAGGCCAGCAAGGTGCAAACAATCACAACGGTAGATGATGCACCCAAAACCACAAAAATCAGAGGGGCCAGGCCAAAGGCGAAACAACCTGAAGCAGTACAAAGCCCTGAATCCGATGCAGAGCCAGATAACCAGGATAAGGAACACCCAGTAATAAGCCCCAACACTTCCTGGCCTTTCCCGAAAGGAGCAAAATAA
- a CDS encoding Crp/Fnr family transcriptional regulator translates to MTIPHNPLQNHLLAALPQAEFDRLSLHLELVEMPLGQTLYEAGGTLNYVYFPTTSIVSLLYVLESGASAEIAIVGNEGILGISLFMGGETTPSRAVVQCAGYGYRLKAQYLKDEFNRAGPFLRLLLRYTQALITQMTQTAVCNRHHSIEQQLCRWLLLSLDRLPSDSVSMTQELIANMLGVRREGVTAAAGNIQRLGLIQYSRGRIDVVDRPGLEKVVCECYAVVKLEFDRLIDDIPRGDPLHVLGESDRRAAVIRPASRQVGSGRKDN, encoded by the coding sequence ATGACCATTCCGCATAATCCTTTGCAAAATCACCTGCTCGCTGCTTTGCCGCAAGCAGAGTTTGATCGCCTTTCCCTGCATTTGGAATTGGTGGAAATGCCGCTGGGACAGACCTTGTATGAAGCTGGTGGTACCCTGAATTACGTCTATTTTCCGACCACGTCCATCGTGTCGCTGCTGTATGTGCTTGAGAGCGGTGCTTCTGCTGAAATAGCCATAGTTGGTAATGAGGGTATACTTGGCATTTCTCTCTTTATGGGTGGCGAAACCACGCCCAGCCGTGCAGTGGTGCAATGTGCAGGCTATGGCTATCGCCTCAAGGCGCAGTATCTGAAGGACGAATTTAACCGCGCCGGACCGTTTTTGCGGCTCTTGCTGCGCTATACCCAGGCGCTGATCACACAAATGACGCAAACCGCTGTATGCAATCGCCATCATTCCATAGAGCAGCAACTTTGCCGTTGGCTACTATTGAGTCTGGATCGTCTGCCTTCAGATTCTGTTTCCATGACGCAGGAATTGATAGCCAATATGCTGGGTGTCAGGCGTGAGGGGGTAACTGCTGCTGCGGGCAATATACAAAGACTGGGTTTGATACAGTACAGTCGCGGGCGTATTGATGTAGTAGATCGCCCCGGTCTGGAGAAGGTGGTCTGTGAATGTTACGCCGTTGTCAAGCTGGAATTCGATCGTCTAATTGATGATATTCCTCGCGGTGATCCTTTGCATGTCTTGGGTGAGTCAGACCGTCGTGCTGCGGTGATTCGTCCTGCGTCTCGGCAAGTAGGATCGGGTAGGAAAGACAATTGA
- a CDS encoding DNA adenine methylase, with product MGYLGSKAASGAYQVIIANMPPHDTYIETHLGSGAVMSRKPGANRSIGIDMDQAVIDLYRKDNPGTELHQGDALTYLKQFDFTCAGRVLIYADPPYLLSTRTSRHRYKHEYTDDDHRELLAVLRGLSEAGAAVMLSGYPSALYDTILEGWRSVEFQVMTRGGPRTEKLWMSFDAGAAHWATYAGEGFAERQRIKRKAARWADNYRALPPGERLAILAAMLEVSGT from the coding sequence ATGGGGTATTTGGGATCAAAGGCGGCAAGCGGCGCGTATCAGGTAATCATTGCCAATATGCCGCCGCACGACACGTATATTGAAACGCATTTAGGAAGTGGCGCTGTCATGTCTCGCAAGCCAGGTGCAAACCGGTCTATCGGCATTGACATGGACCAGGCCGTCATTGATCTATACCGCAAAGACAATCCAGGCACTGAACTGCACCAGGGCGACGCCCTAACATACTTGAAGCAGTTTGACTTCACTTGCGCCGGTCGCGTGCTGATCTATGCAGACCCGCCCTACTTGCTGAGCACCAGAACGTCACGCCACCGCTACAAACATGAATACACTGATGACGACCATAGGGAACTGCTTGCCGTTCTGCGCGGGCTTTCTGAGGCCGGTGCGGCTGTGATGCTGTCGGGTTATCCGTCAGCGCTTTACGATACGATCTTAGAGGGATGGAGGTCAGTAGAATTTCAAGTGATGACGCGAGGTGGGCCGCGCACTGAGAAACTATGGATGAGTTTTGATGCGGGTGCTGCGCACTGGGCGACGTACGCGGGAGAGGGATTTGCTGAGCGCCAGAGAATTAAGCGGAAGGCGGCTCGATGGGCAGATAATTATAGGGCATTGCCACCAGGAGAGCGCCTGGCCATACTGGCAGCAATGCTTGAGGTGAGCGGCACATAG
- a CDS encoding Crp/Fnr family transcriptional regulator — translation MDSPIDPNQNHLLAALLDTEFDRLAPYLELVPMLLGDVLYESGGKLQYVYFPVTAIVSLHYLLENGGSSEIAGVGNEGLVGISLFMGGDTTPSRAIVQTGGHGYRLKAHILLEEFNRAGPVLRLLLRYTQALITQMSQTAVCNRHHSVEQQLCRWLLLTLDRMSGNDLTITQELIANMLGVRREGVTEAAGRLQNYGFISYRRGHIHVINRVGLEEHVCECYGVVKKEFARLLSDVLQRQGKAIPVASAPIVRKTGYAQNSVQSNIQGCI, via the coding sequence ATGGACAGTCCTATAGACCCGAATCAAAATCATTTGCTGGCAGCATTACTCGATACCGAATTTGATCGCCTGGCACCGTATCTTGAGTTGGTGCCCATGTTGCTCGGCGATGTCTTGTACGAATCAGGTGGTAAGCTGCAATATGTATATTTTCCGGTAACTGCAATTGTTTCCCTTCATTATTTGCTGGAAAACGGAGGCTCCTCGGAAATAGCCGGTGTCGGTAACGAGGGGTTGGTCGGAATTTCACTGTTTATGGGGGGCGACACCACGCCCAGTCGTGCGATTGTACAAACTGGCGGACATGGATATCGCCTCAAAGCGCATATCTTGCTGGAAGAGTTTAACCGTGCTGGCCCGGTATTACGCTTATTACTGCGTTATACCCAGGCCCTGATCACGCAAATGTCCCAAACTGCAGTATGTAACCGCCATCACTCCGTCGAGCAGCAACTATGCCGCTGGCTCTTGCTGACGCTGGACCGCATGTCAGGCAATGACCTGACGATTACCCAGGAGTTGATTGCTAATATGCTGGGTGTGCGGCGCGAAGGTGTGACTGAAGCTGCGGGCAGGTTGCAGAATTACGGTTTTATCAGTTACCGGCGGGGACATATTCATGTCATCAACCGTGTGGGGCTGGAAGAGCATGTATGTGAGTGTTATGGCGTGGTAAAAAAAGAATTTGCCCGCCTGCTGTCAGATGTCTTGCAGCGTCAGGGAAAAGCCATACCTGTTGCATCTGCCCCCATTGTCAGAAAAACCGGCTATGCGCAGAACAGCGTACAGAGCAATATACAGGGCTGCATATAG
- a CDS encoding helix-turn-helix domain-containing protein → MNAEFMLLAIYNKPVLSLEEVCQVVGVGTNTAYVQRSNGTFPVPMSGKPLRADIRDVAKYLDKVRETAA, encoded by the coding sequence ATGAATGCCGAGTTCATGTTACTGGCGATCTATAACAAGCCGGTTTTAAGTCTTGAAGAAGTCTGCCAGGTCGTTGGCGTCGGTACTAACACCGCTTATGTCCAACGATCAAACGGCACGTTCCCTGTCCCAATGTCAGGAAAACCACTACGGGCAGACATACGCGATGTTGCAAAATACCTCGATAAAGTACGCGAAACAGCAGCCTAA
- a CDS encoding DUF1294 domain-containing protein translates to MTEAFSVLHDVHKLLWAGVGVLYVVMSLIVFFMYGFDKMAARKSASRISERTLLLCGLACGWPGAMLAQKIFHHKTIKSSFRLAFVATVIVNCLALCILFFL, encoded by the coding sequence ATGACAGAAGCATTTTCTGTGTTGCACGACGTTCATAAACTACTGTGGGCTGGTGTTGGCGTTCTTTATGTCGTCATGAGTCTCATTGTATTTTTCATGTATGGCTTCGATAAAATGGCGGCACGCAAGAGTGCTTCAAGAATCTCTGAGCGCACTTTATTATTATGTGGCCTTGCTTGCGGCTGGCCGGGTGCCATGTTGGCGCAAAAAATATTTCACCACAAAACCATCAAATCTTCTTTCAGGTTGGCGTTTGTTGCGACTGTCATCGTTAATTGCCTCGCACTCTGCATACTTTTTTTCTTGTAA
- the dusA gene encoding tRNA dihydrouridine(20/20a) synthase DusA gives MEAVRNDVLHRENPSKAPRTVSVAPMLDWTDRHCRQFHRHITRNTWLYTEMVTTGSLLYGDVQRHLEFNPGEHPVALQLGGSELADLAHAAKLGEQWGYDEINLNCGCPSERVQKGAFGACLMAEPQLVADSVKAMKDVVSIDVTVKHRIGINEVDSYGFMRDFVGTVADAGCKTFIVHARNAILKGLSPKENREIPPLKYDYAYRLKKEFPDLEIILNGGIKTLEDMDLHLQHVDGVMIGREAYHNPYFMASFDERYYGDTTPVKSREEILQHMIPYIYQQLELYGNGGKGLRLNTVIRHMLGLMMGLVGARVFRQILSDSKRLASGQPELLLEAALAMKSVTTFDRGQEVQASAA, from the coding sequence ATTGAAGCCGTAAGAAATGACGTTCTCCATAGAGAAAACCCCAGTAAAGCCCCCAGAACTGTTAGTGTAGCCCCGATGCTGGATTGGACTGACAGGCACTGCCGCCAGTTCCACCGCCATATCACCCGCAATACCTGGTTGTACACCGAAATGGTGACAACCGGCTCACTCCTGTATGGTGATGTGCAACGCCATCTTGAATTTAATCCTGGTGAGCATCCGGTTGCCCTGCAGCTAGGGGGCAGTGAGCTTGCTGATCTCGCGCATGCCGCCAAGCTTGGTGAGCAATGGGGTTATGATGAAATCAATCTGAATTGCGGTTGCCCGTCTGAGCGTGTGCAAAAGGGGGCATTTGGTGCCTGCCTGATGGCAGAGCCGCAATTGGTTGCTGACAGCGTCAAGGCGATGAAAGACGTGGTCTCTATCGACGTCACAGTCAAGCATCGCATCGGCATCAATGAAGTCGATTCTTATGGATTCATGCGTGATTTTGTCGGCACCGTTGCTGATGCCGGCTGCAAGACCTTTATTGTTCATGCGCGCAATGCGATACTCAAGGGTTTGTCGCCCAAAGAAAACCGTGAAATTCCGCCGCTCAAATATGACTATGCGTATCGCCTGAAAAAAGAATTTCCTGATCTGGAAATCATTTTGAACGGCGGCATCAAAACCCTCGAAGACATGGATTTGCACCTGCAACATGTAGATGGAGTCATGATAGGGCGTGAGGCTTATCACAATCCCTATTTCATGGCGAGTTTTGACGAGCGCTATTATGGTGATACTACGCCGGTGAAAAGCAGGGAAGAAATTCTGCAGCACATGATTCCCTACATCTATCAACAACTGGAATTGTATGGCAATGGCGGCAAAGGCCTGCGCCTGAATACGGTGATCCGCCACATGCTGGGACTGATGATGGGCCTGGTCGGTGCGCGTGTTTTTCGCCAGATACTGTCAGACAGTAAAAGACTTGCATCTGGTCAGCCAGAGTTGCTGCTGGAGGCTGCGTTAGCCATGAAAAGTGTAACTACCTTCGACCGCGGGCAAGAAGTGCAAGCCTCTGCTGCATGA
- a CDS encoding amidohydrolase family protein, translated as MKRLLQGFLLTCSLVMISAIASAAEPLPIFDAHMHYNIEARNTWSPQRVIALWRQLGIRAVLATSRPNDGTLDLIAQNAPDIKIVPFLRPYRVQPDRHDWFANPDIERFVEKELQRGIYRGIGEFHIFGKDADAPYMAKIARLAKARDLWLHAHSDEDAIERILQHAPGVKLIWAHIGMSTSPDKVEAVFAQYPNLVGELSFRSDLEQNASLNPQWKRLFLRYPDRFVLGTDTWVTSRWDEVPQLIAFYRRMLSELPADVAERIAYKNGLAMFGLQ; from the coding sequence ATGAAAAGACTACTACAGGGTTTCTTATTGACCTGCTCCCTGGTCATGATTTCGGCTATTGCATCAGCAGCAGAACCTTTGCCCATATTTGATGCCCACATGCATTACAACATCGAGGCGCGCAATACCTGGTCACCACAACGCGTCATCGCCTTGTGGCGACAGCTTGGTATACGGGCCGTATTGGCAACCAGTCGCCCGAATGATGGCACGCTGGATTTGATTGCGCAAAATGCACCTGATATCAAGATCGTCCCTTTCTTGCGTCCTTACAGAGTACAGCCTGACAGGCATGACTGGTTTGCCAATCCCGATATAGAACGCTTTGTAGAAAAAGAACTGCAGCGCGGTATTTATCGTGGCATAGGTGAATTCCATATCTTCGGCAAGGATGCTGATGCACCTTATATGGCAAAAATTGCCAGGCTGGCCAAGGCCCGTGATTTGTGGTTGCATGCCCATTCCGATGAGGATGCAATAGAGCGTATTTTGCAGCACGCACCCGGCGTCAAGCTGATCTGGGCACATATCGGCATGAGTACTTCACCGGATAAAGTCGAAGCCGTGTTTGCGCAATATCCCAATCTGGTTGGTGAGCTGTCTTTCCGTTCTGATCTTGAGCAAAACGCTAGTCTTAATCCGCAATGGAAACGCCTGTTTTTGCGCTACCCCGACAGGTTCGTGCTTGGCACCGATACCTGGGTCACATCACGCTGGGATGAAGTGCCGCAATTGATCGCCTTTTATCGCCGCATGCTCAGTGAGTTGCCAGCAGATGTGGCAGAGCGCATCGCCTATAAGAATGGACTGGCGATGTTTGGTCTGCAATAA
- a CDS encoding dATP/dGTP pyrophosphohydrolase domain-containing protein, with protein sequence MKQWILRHLKWWIAGKELHEKNALIALLKEELHDAKEFAFESGLDAARNGPHTLFVHEDSDLDGLEGDVPLCHFYFYSDSGDSSVGIPARHYWALSDDQTGTELERILKQLHQKEADLKQQKSAMRDLEIQVKNANADADMYANAWQRELAAFDGTIRNKRHHIDAMVCTTRELVLKLRTAKAEINANSFNFVQHLNRQKAFSENTFGPGLRTSMVIDHIIKELIEIEAAPRDITEWTDLILLALDGAWRTGATPEQIGEALTQKLSRNEQRTWPNWRSADPDKAIEHTKEAN encoded by the coding sequence ATGAAGCAATGGATTCTACGTCACCTTAAGTGGTGGATTGCAGGTAAAGAACTGCATGAAAAAAATGCTCTAATTGCCCTGTTAAAGGAAGAGTTACACGATGCAAAAGAGTTCGCGTTTGAAAGCGGGCTTGATGCCGCAAGGAATGGACCTCACACGCTTTTTGTCCATGAAGACTCCGATCTTGATGGACTGGAAGGCGATGTACCACTTTGTCATTTTTATTTTTATTCAGATTCTGGCGATAGCTCTGTCGGCATTCCAGCCAGGCATTACTGGGCATTATCAGACGATCAGACCGGCACAGAACTGGAACGAATTTTAAAGCAACTGCATCAAAAAGAAGCCGACTTGAAGCAACAGAAATCAGCCATGCGCGATTTAGAGATACAGGTCAAGAATGCCAATGCTGATGCCGACATGTACGCAAATGCCTGGCAGCGAGAGCTTGCTGCCTTCGATGGCACTATCCGCAACAAGCGCCACCACATTGACGCAATGGTATGTACAACTCGTGAGTTAGTCTTGAAGTTGCGCACCGCTAAAGCAGAAATCAATGCAAACAGCTTTAACTTTGTACAGCATCTAAACCGCCAGAAAGCATTTTCTGAAAACACTTTTGGACCCGGCCTGCGCACCAGCATGGTGATTGACCACATCATCAAGGAACTGATTGAGATAGAGGCAGCGCCGAGAGATATCACCGAGTGGACAGACTTGATTCTGCTTGCCTTGGACGGTGCTTGGCGAACTGGAGCAACGCCCGAACAGATTGGAGAAGCATTGACGCAAAAGCTCAGCAGGAACGAGCAACGCACCTGGCCGAACTGGCGCTCGGCTGACCCAGACAAAGCAATTGAGCATACTAAGGAGGCAAATTAA
- a CDS encoding DNA adenine methylase, which translates to MAMPIIPWIGGKRRLADKLIPNFPPHSCYVEVFAGGAALYFMRQPAEVEVINDINGELVNLYRVVKNHMEEFVRQYKYALSSRDVFKWQQETPPQTLTDIQRAARFFYLQQHAFGGKVDGQTWGTATTAPPLNFMRIEENISAAHLRLASAYIENMDWHKLMLRYDRPHTFFYLDPPYWETEGYGVDFGIEQYELMADTLKTLKGKAIISLNDHPDIRRIFADFEIDTVPIKYSVGGGGKAVDRLEVIIYSWDRASDPVGLF; encoded by the coding sequence ATGGCAATGCCTATCATTCCCTGGATCGGCGGCAAGCGTCGCTTGGCCGACAAGCTGATCCCTAATTTCCCTCCCCATAGCTGCTACGTTGAAGTTTTCGCGGGCGGGGCGGCTTTGTACTTCATGCGGCAACCGGCTGAAGTCGAAGTCATTAACGACATCAACGGCGAGCTGGTCAACCTGTACCGGGTCGTCAAGAATCACATGGAAGAGTTTGTGCGCCAATACAAGTACGCACTATCGAGCCGGGATGTGTTTAAGTGGCAACAGGAAACCCCGCCACAGACACTTACCGATATTCAGCGGGCAGCACGCTTTTTTTACCTGCAGCAGCATGCTTTTGGCGGCAAAGTGGACGGCCAGACATGGGGGACTGCCACCACGGCCCCTCCATTGAATTTTATGCGCATCGAAGAAAACATCTCTGCAGCGCACCTCCGCTTGGCTTCTGCTTATATCGAAAACATGGACTGGCACAAGCTAATGCTGCGCTATGACCGGCCACACACGTTCTTTTACCTGGACCCGCCATACTGGGAAACGGAAGGCTACGGTGTGGATTTTGGGATCGAGCAATATGAACTGATGGCCGACACGCTCAAGACGTTAAAAGGCAAGGCCATCATCAGCCTGAACGATCACCCGGATATCCGTCGCATATTTGCGGACTTTGAGATCGATACTGTGCCGATAAAGTATAGCGTCGGGGGTGGCGGTAAGGCCGTGGACAGGTTGGAAGTGATTATTTATTCATGGGATCGCGCAAGTGATCCAGTAGGACTCTTTTAA
- a CDS encoding site-specific integrase — protein MASIRLRNGSWVADIRRKGHKSISKSFGTKGAAEKWARDIETRIDSLQFKDARSLAHVTLGQLIDRYVEEIGAIKPFRRNKADVLRVWKLRFGDRPLSELTGDMLIEWTRTRARTVKGTTIAVELAYLGVVLTTAKELWRMPVDTDVVQSARTSLRYLGVSTKSKERERRPTTKEIDDICLYFTTKVRQKVPMEPLILFAIETAMRLGEILNLKWDDLNEADRTIIIRDRKHPTEKQGNDQEVPLLGDAFKIIKSMPRTDDRIFPIAIGTPSSLFPRACKELGIVDLRFHDLRHEGVSRLFEKGYSIEQVALVSGHRSWKMLSRYVQLRAKDLHRA, from the coding sequence ATGGCATCAATACGGTTACGGAATGGATCATGGGTTGCGGATATTCGCCGCAAAGGTCATAAGTCTATCAGCAAATCGTTTGGGACAAAGGGTGCTGCGGAAAAGTGGGCCAGGGATATTGAGACCAGAATTGACAGCCTCCAGTTTAAAGATGCCCGTAGCCTGGCACACGTAACACTTGGGCAGCTAATAGATCGATACGTCGAGGAAATTGGCGCAATCAAGCCATTCAGAAGAAATAAGGCCGATGTATTGAGAGTCTGGAAACTTCGGTTCGGTGACAGGCCGCTCTCAGAATTAACCGGCGACATGCTGATTGAATGGACCAGGACAAGGGCGAGAACAGTAAAAGGTACGACCATCGCAGTCGAGCTTGCCTATCTTGGCGTCGTACTGACAACGGCAAAAGAGCTTTGGCGCATGCCCGTGGACACGGATGTTGTTCAGTCTGCACGCACCAGCCTCAGATATTTAGGTGTATCAACCAAAAGCAAAGAACGAGAGCGCCGACCAACCACCAAAGAGATTGACGATATTTGTCTTTATTTCACCACAAAGGTACGTCAGAAGGTACCAATGGAACCCCTGATACTTTTTGCCATTGAGACGGCCATGCGCCTGGGAGAAATTCTCAATCTGAAATGGGATGATTTAAACGAGGCAGACCGCACTATTATTATTAGGGACCGGAAACATCCGACAGAGAAACAGGGGAATGATCAAGAGGTGCCGCTACTGGGTGATGCATTTAAAATAATTAAATCGATGCCCAGGACAGATGATAGAATTTTTCCAATCGCTATCGGGACGCCCAGCAGCTTGTTTCCCCGTGCCTGCAAGGAATTAGGCATTGTTGACCTACGGTTCCACGATTTGCGACACGAAGGAGTAAGCAGACTGTTTGAAAAAGGCTACTCCATAGAGCAGGTAGCACTGGTATCAGGCCACCGCTCCTGGAAGATGTTAAGCAGGTACGTGCAGTTGCGAGCAAAAGATTTGCATCGCGCTTAA